In Vibrio coralliilyticus, the following are encoded in one genomic region:
- the trxC gene encoding thioredoxin TrxC, with product MSTFNTRCPSCSGVNRVPNERVSESPKCGKCQSPLLDGAPVEGTELNFDAILNSPHPVVVDFWAPWCNPCVGFAPVFSDVAKERANNVRFVKINTESQQNLAARYQIRSIPTIMVFKSGERIDVINGALPKGQFDQWLNEALLK from the coding sequence ATGTCTACATTCAATACACGTTGTCCTTCTTGCTCAGGTGTCAATCGTGTCCCTAATGAAAGAGTGTCTGAAAGCCCGAAATGCGGCAAATGCCAGTCGCCTTTACTGGATGGCGCACCCGTTGAAGGAACCGAACTCAACTTTGATGCAATTTTAAACAGCCCCCATCCTGTCGTCGTCGATTTTTGGGCACCTTGGTGCAACCCTTGCGTTGGCTTTGCACCTGTTTTTTCAGATGTCGCCAAAGAGCGAGCAAATAATGTTCGATTTGTAAAAATTAACACCGAAAGCCAGCAAAACCTTGCAGCTAGATACCAAATTAGAAGTATTCCGACGATTATGGTGTTTAAAAGCGGTGAAAGAATCGATGTAATTAATGGTGCCTTACCTAAAGGTCAATTTGATCAATGGCTTAATGAAGCATTACTGAAATAA
- a CDS encoding ketoacyl-ACP synthase III gives MTTFYAEITGWGKCVPPTTLSNNDLSTFLETSDEWIRTRTGIENRRISHVNTSDLATVAAKHALACSGLEARDIDLLIVATCSPDSLIPNIASKVSQNLGMIGTTAFDLNAACTGFLYSLETATRMIQAGSYQNALVIGAERLSFFIDWTMRDTAVLFGDGAGAVVLSKTDKPVGLQHAQLGCDSKGRDILSVPKFGTSMDRFAADNGYWDFNFVGKEIFKRAVKGMGSAAQTVLSRSQLSTDDVDVVIPHQANIRIIQTLCDLSGISQDKAFVNIQKYGNTSAATVPLALCEAMEQGFVKPGDNLLLAAFGAGLTWGAGHIKWGDRVTPLGQSDAALPENDKSALELLDEAIRFCKQHAPN, from the coding sequence ATGACCACATTCTATGCAGAAATTACAGGTTGGGGTAAATGTGTACCACCAACAACGCTCTCTAACAATGATTTAAGCACCTTTCTTGAGACTTCAGATGAATGGATTCGCACGCGCACGGGGATTGAAAATCGCCGTATTAGCCATGTGAACACGTCTGACTTAGCCACAGTGGCTGCTAAGCACGCACTGGCATGTTCAGGCCTTGAAGCGCGCGATATCGACCTACTGATTGTTGCAACGTGTTCACCAGACTCCCTCATCCCAAATATTGCCTCCAAAGTATCGCAAAACCTCGGCATGATTGGCACTACAGCGTTTGACCTAAATGCTGCGTGTACAGGTTTTCTCTATAGCCTAGAGACAGCGACTCGTATGATTCAGGCGGGCAGCTACCAAAATGCCTTGGTTATAGGTGCAGAGCGTCTCTCTTTCTTTATCGACTGGACAATGCGCGATACGGCTGTGTTATTTGGTGATGGTGCCGGTGCCGTAGTACTGAGCAAAACAGATAAACCTGTGGGCTTACAACATGCTCAGCTTGGCTGTGACTCAAAAGGGCGCGATATTCTATCTGTACCTAAATTTGGCACGTCTATGGATCGTTTTGCTGCAGATAACGGCTACTGGGATTTTAATTTTGTAGGTAAAGAAATTTTCAAACGTGCAGTCAAAGGCATGGGCTCTGCAGCACAAACTGTACTATCTCGCAGTCAACTTTCGACGGATGACGTTGATGTCGTTATTCCTCATCAGGCGAACATCCGTATCATTCAAACGCTTTGTGATTTGTCAGGTATTAGCCAAGATAAAGCGTTTGTTAATATCCAGAAGTATGGAAATACCTCTGCTGCGACTGTGCCATTAGCCTTGTGTGAAGCTATGGAGCAAGGTTTTGTTAAGCCTGGCGATAACCTGCTTCTTGCAGCGTTTGGTGCAGGTTTGACATGGGGAGCTGGTCATATCAAGTGGGGTGACCGCGTAACACCTTTGGGTCAAAGCGATGCAGCATTGCCTGAAAATGATAAGTCTGCTCTCGAATTACTCGACGAAGCGATCAGATTCTGTAAGCAGCACGCTCCTAATTAG
- a CDS encoding exonuclease SbcCD subunit D, translated as MKFLHTSDWHLGRQFHNVSLLDDQKAVLTQLIEYIQIHPVDALVIAGDIYDRSVPPTAAIEVMNEFVSQVCGELKLPVILIPGNHDGAQRLGFGASQMRNAGLHIIANFEEMLEPVVLNTDAGEVAFYGMPYNDPELVRHHFSQPVSTHDDAHQLLSEEIKSKFKPNQKNVLISHCFVDGAIESDSERPLSIGGSDRVSHEHFVDFDYVALGHLHQPQKKGQEYIRYSGSLMKYSFSEQFQKKGVTLVEITKQGFQSATHIDLTAPHQMRIIEGELDEIIAKGKTDPNQYDYLLVRLLDKHAILNPMEKLRTVYPNVLHIEKPGMLMGVEQEMAQAKLARSEVDMFKDFFLEAQDSELTEAQTDAINDIINQLTKQ; from the coding sequence ATGAAGTTTCTTCACACCTCTGATTGGCATCTCGGACGCCAGTTTCACAACGTTTCTCTCCTTGATGATCAAAAAGCGGTACTTACCCAATTGATCGAATATATACAAATACACCCTGTCGATGCTCTAGTGATCGCTGGCGATATTTATGATCGCTCTGTTCCTCCAACCGCTGCGATTGAAGTAATGAATGAATTCGTTAGCCAAGTGTGTGGTGAACTGAAGTTGCCAGTTATTCTTATTCCCGGTAATCATGATGGCGCGCAACGGCTTGGCTTTGGCGCTTCACAGATGAGAAACGCGGGATTGCACATCATTGCAAATTTTGAAGAGATGTTGGAACCGGTTGTTCTGAATACTGACGCCGGAGAAGTCGCCTTCTATGGGATGCCATACAATGACCCTGAATTGGTGCGGCATCATTTTAGTCAGCCAGTTTCGACCCATGATGATGCTCATCAACTGCTAAGTGAAGAAATTAAGTCCAAATTTAAACCTAACCAAAAGAATGTGTTGATAAGTCACTGCTTTGTAGATGGGGCTATTGAATCAGATTCAGAGCGACCTTTATCCATTGGTGGCTCAGATAGGGTTAGCCATGAACACTTTGTCGATTTTGACTATGTCGCTTTGGGGCATCTGCACCAGCCACAAAAAAAAGGGCAGGAGTATATCCGTTATTCAGGTTCTTTAATGAAGTACAGCTTCTCAGAGCAGTTCCAAAAGAAAGGTGTAACGCTGGTTGAAATCACTAAGCAAGGCTTTCAATCTGCTACTCATATTGATCTAACCGCACCTCACCAAATGCGAATTATTGAAGGTGAGCTAGATGAAATCATTGCAAAGGGAAAGACTGATCCTAACCAGTACGATTACTTGTTGGTTCGTTTGCTGGATAAACACGCCATTCTCAACCCTATGGAAAAGCTTCGTACCGTTTACCCCAATGTTCTACATATTGAAAAGCCTGGCATGTTAATGGGTGTCGAGCAAGAAATGGCTCAGGCCAAACTGGCACGAAGTGAAGTGGATATGTTCAAAGATTTCTTCCTCGAAGCACAAGACAGTGAACTTACCGAAGCGCAAACTGATGCCATCAATGACATCATTAATCAGTTAACGAAGCAATAG
- a CDS encoding AAA family ATPase — protein sequence MKPLLLTMQAFGPFANTETIDFTLLGSNPLFLINGPTGSGKTSILDAICFALYGQTTGNEREGTQMRCDMAALSLPTEVVFEFALKGKNYRVTRSPDQLVPKARGEGTTTRKHTASLYEITYQERLITSKTAQVKTEVTDLIGLNETQFRQVMVLPQGKFRDLLLASSKEREEIFGQLFQTDIYKKIEFALKEKASTIIKSKDEFDNQIRGALQVAGVNSEAELTEHIDLLSKQFEELTLSEKGQLEKLNQSKLNQQKAIQLKTEFERLATAERTLSEHAQQREANEQIKHNLTIARQASKLDLPYANWSSALKLVRDTTEKGNALEKELRASNLALEEHKQILDSVNQQAQALPEQTDKLYFLDDIKAKLLEKRELELKIKDSTAKKKSYDETLSKYQAHKEKLLLEATKAQQEFEAARLAMTDKSALESELMRLSHLIKDLTKKQNISKDLEVLDAELKPMLSRQSELKTRWEKLRNEADRGEIRWHNAQAAVLAQRLQQDQPCPVCGSKEHPNPTSFEGEEVTKEQVEQWRHQERQSLQALNEQTQLVEQQKLLIERQKSQLNELQAELGEHSALSLHVVTTQHAELKLKLERLVAINLEQMQATVTAFNQRCDNGESEINKLKEEISAHVATENTLRQRLDMLVQSIGEKYQSIELVEAEYTQIKTSIESVQKQLEKANETQQTLAKQQSALEGQRQSNIESLEEAHRQLDKAQTEWHISIESTPFTNEQHYLDSKATEEQIEHWETSLDAYAHTEVKLKQTIEDLKHSLENQSLPDLEELDKQVALHSQAYVEARNQLDTIRSKFERYQKVCRDIAKLHEKNTELEAKYQVYGTLYDVASGKTGSRVSLHRFVLGVLLDDVLIQASQRLSIMSKGRYILSRKKDGFKGSAGRGLDLVVEDSYTGKSRDVATLSGGESFMAALSLALGLSDVVQSYSGGIRLDTLFIDEGFGSLDPESLDLAIQTLIDLQQTGRTIGLISHVSELKEQMSLRVDVQSDRAGSTITVNAA from the coding sequence ATGAAACCACTCTTACTAACAATGCAGGCATTTGGTCCTTTTGCTAACACTGAAACTATCGACTTTACATTGCTTGGTTCAAATCCGCTGTTTTTGATTAACGGCCCAACAGGTTCAGGTAAGACTTCAATTTTAGATGCCATTTGTTTTGCTTTGTACGGCCAGACAACGGGCAATGAAAGAGAAGGGACGCAGATGCGCTGCGATATGGCTGCGCTTTCGTTACCGACCGAAGTGGTGTTCGAATTCGCACTTAAGGGTAAGAACTACAGAGTCACGAGATCACCTGATCAACTTGTGCCTAAAGCACGAGGCGAAGGAACAACAACACGTAAGCACACAGCCTCTTTGTATGAAATTACGTATCAAGAACGACTGATTACAAGCAAAACGGCTCAAGTAAAGACGGAAGTCACGGATTTGATTGGTTTGAATGAAACGCAATTTCGACAGGTAATGGTGCTACCGCAAGGAAAATTCCGTGACCTTTTACTCGCGAGCTCTAAAGAACGAGAAGAAATATTTGGTCAGCTATTTCAAACCGATATTTACAAGAAAATTGAGTTTGCACTCAAGGAAAAGGCAAGCACCATCATCAAATCGAAAGATGAATTTGATAATCAAATTCGCGGTGCGCTTCAGGTTGCGGGAGTGAATAGTGAAGCAGAACTTACCGAGCATATCGACTTGCTTTCTAAACAGTTTGAAGAGCTTACTTTAAGTGAAAAGGGGCAGTTAGAGAAGCTGAACCAATCGAAGCTGAATCAACAGAAGGCAATTCAGCTCAAAACTGAGTTTGAAAGGTTAGCCACAGCTGAACGTACGTTGTCTGAGCATGCTCAACAAAGAGAGGCTAATGAGCAGATTAAGCACAACCTAACGATTGCGCGACAGGCAAGCAAGTTAGACCTTCCTTATGCGAATTGGTCATCGGCTTTAAAGCTAGTTCGTGATACCACGGAAAAAGGTAATGCGCTTGAAAAAGAGCTTCGAGCTTCAAATCTTGCGCTTGAAGAACATAAACAGATCCTGGACAGCGTAAATCAACAAGCTCAGGCACTCCCTGAGCAAACGGATAAGCTTTACTTCTTGGATGATATCAAAGCCAAGTTATTGGAAAAGCGCGAGCTTGAGCTAAAAATAAAAGACTCTACAGCAAAAAAGAAAAGCTATGATGAGACTTTGTCTAAGTATCAGGCACACAAAGAAAAACTTTTATTAGAAGCCACTAAAGCGCAACAAGAGTTTGAAGCGGCAAGGTTGGCTATGACGGACAAATCAGCCCTTGAATCTGAACTGATGCGTTTATCCCATTTAATCAAGGATTTAACTAAGAAGCAGAATATTTCGAAAGATCTAGAGGTGCTTGACGCTGAACTCAAGCCAATGCTTTCTCGTCAATCTGAGCTTAAGACCAGATGGGAAAAGTTACGCAATGAAGCTGATAGAGGTGAAATACGTTGGCATAATGCTCAAGCAGCTGTTCTTGCACAAAGGCTACAACAAGATCAGCCATGCCCAGTATGTGGCAGCAAAGAACACCCAAATCCGACTTCATTTGAAGGGGAAGAAGTCACTAAAGAGCAGGTTGAGCAATGGCGTCATCAAGAACGCCAATCTTTGCAAGCTTTGAATGAGCAAACTCAATTGGTGGAACAGCAAAAGTTATTGATTGAGCGCCAAAAGAGTCAACTCAATGAGCTTCAAGCCGAGTTAGGAGAGCACTCAGCTCTGTCACTCCATGTAGTTACAACACAGCATGCAGAGTTAAAACTTAAACTCGAGAGGCTGGTGGCCATCAACCTCGAACAAATGCAAGCGACGGTGACAGCGTTCAATCAACGTTGTGACAATGGTGAAAGCGAGATTAACAAGCTCAAGGAAGAAATATCAGCACATGTTGCCACAGAGAACACCCTCCGACAAAGGTTAGATATGCTGGTTCAATCTATAGGTGAAAAATACCAATCTATTGAGCTTGTTGAAGCAGAGTATACGCAGATCAAAACATCCATCGAGTCAGTTCAAAAACAGCTTGAGAAGGCCAATGAGACTCAGCAAACACTCGCTAAACAGCAATCGGCACTTGAGGGTCAAAGGCAAAGTAATATTGAATCGTTGGAAGAAGCACATCGACAATTAGATAAAGCTCAGACTGAATGGCATATCTCAATAGAGAGTACGCCGTTTACAAACGAACAGCATTATTTAGATAGTAAAGCCACAGAAGAGCAAATCGAGCACTGGGAAACGTCATTGGATGCCTATGCACACACTGAGGTGAAGCTTAAGCAAACCATTGAGGACTTGAAACACTCGCTCGAAAATCAGTCATTGCCTGATTTAGAGGAGTTAGATAAACAAGTCGCCCTACATAGCCAAGCATATGTGGAGGCGAGGAATCAGCTAGATACGATTCGCTCCAAGTTTGAACGCTATCAAAAGGTGTGTAGAGATATCGCTAAACTGCATGAGAAGAACACCGAGCTGGAAGCTAAATACCAAGTGTACGGAACGCTCTATGATGTTGCGAGCGGTAAAACTGGTAGCCGTGTGAGTCTGCACCGATTTGTTTTAGGCGTGCTACTGGACGATGTATTAATACAGGCCTCTCAAAGACTCAGCATAATGAGTAAGGGACGTTATATTCTCTCCCGCAAAAAGGATGGATTCAAAGGTTCAGCTGGCCGTGGGCTTGATCTGGTTGTGGAAGACAGTTACACAGGCAAAAGTAGAGATGTAGCCACGTTATCAGGGGGAGAGTCCTTCATGGCCGCCTTATCTTTAGCACTCGGTCTTTCTGACGTTGTTCAGTCATACAGTGGTGGTATTCGCTTAGATACGTTGTTTATTGATGAAGGTTTCGGGAGCTTAGACCCAGAGTCATTAGATCTTGCCATTCAAACGTTAATTGATCTGCAACAGACTGGAAGAACGATAGGGCTGATTTCTCATGTCAGTGAGCTAAAAGAGCAGATGTCACTGCGTGTAGATGTTCAGTCAGACCGAGCGGGAAGTACGATAACAGTAAATGCTGCATGA
- a CDS encoding hybrid sensor histidine kinase/response regulator — translation MTAVLESVRKVYQYAEPNLTLVGWMGLLGFPTYYYVWSYLFPQPYENLALRLLCSALFAVIAFRHSLPKYLQKYMPQYYLVSIAFCLPCFFSFMMFMNQWSTIWAMSFMASIFLHILLVHQTRLMLLQAVFSLLIAFFAVYGFDFSYAIEQVVWPYIPIFLFTYVFGNLFYFRNQVEHESKVSIAKSFGAGIAHEMRNPLSALKASFDVLSSLLPDDKSKYSDFYPMSHQELTIAREVLSDADEVIQYGNETIDLLLTSIDENRVSTSTFKKQSLKRVIEDSLASFAYKSSKDKQSVQFHCEEDAAFFGSDTLIKYALYNLLKNAFYYQSGEDFRINIELRCYEKYNVMTFRDNGVGIAPDVLENIFKDFYTFGKSGSYGLGLPFCRKVMQAVGGKISCQSVLNEWTEFTLTFPKYQSEKVDHIKLDLMKSKSALYVGDTSVISRLLNEQSFYKGFTLNTVDIELANSREEYEFEYDLIFIDLDAVITSPNQLAALENKLHFTEARIVFLYDENNRYHNDIERHLTIYPVEKHRMLLEPGRVLDELFFESPEPDRNLLPRKEVRVGKTIVIADDNHSLRTYTSILLEQQGFEVIQAQNGQEVLDKLQNNLVDLVLMDIEMPQLNGLDAANAIRSSDREYANVPILGHTGDSTSGAIDKIHESGMNDYIIKPAGTEVLLDKISNWI, via the coding sequence ATGACAGCAGTTCTGGAATCAGTACGTAAGGTATACCAGTATGCGGAGCCCAACTTAACGCTAGTGGGATGGATGGGGCTGCTTGGCTTTCCGACCTATTACTATGTCTGGTCGTATCTATTTCCACAACCCTATGAAAACCTTGCTTTAAGATTACTTTGCTCCGCATTGTTTGCGGTGATCGCGTTTAGGCACTCGTTGCCTAAGTATCTGCAAAAGTACATGCCTCAATACTATTTAGTATCTATCGCGTTTTGTTTGCCTTGTTTCTTTAGTTTCATGATGTTTATGAATCAGTGGTCTACGATATGGGCGATGTCTTTTATGGCGTCTATATTTCTCCATATCTTATTGGTTCACCAGACACGTTTGATGTTACTGCAAGCCGTATTTTCACTGTTGATTGCGTTTTTCGCTGTTTATGGGTTCGATTTTTCTTACGCCATCGAACAGGTTGTTTGGCCTTACATACCCATTTTTTTGTTTACTTATGTCTTTGGTAATTTGTTCTACTTCAGAAACCAAGTAGAGCATGAGAGTAAAGTATCAATCGCGAAATCTTTTGGTGCTGGCATCGCGCACGAGATGCGAAACCCTCTCAGCGCTCTAAAGGCTTCTTTTGATGTTCTCAGCTCTCTTCTACCTGATGATAAGTCAAAGTACTCAGACTTTTACCCAATGTCTCATCAGGAGCTGACTATCGCTAGAGAAGTATTGAGTGATGCTGATGAGGTCATACAGTACGGTAACGAAACGATAGACTTATTGCTGACTTCAATTGATGAAAATCGCGTTTCTACCTCGACGTTCAAAAAGCAATCACTCAAGAGGGTAATAGAAGATTCTCTCGCTAGCTTTGCCTATAAAAGCTCTAAAGATAAGCAATCTGTCCAGTTTCACTGTGAAGAGGACGCCGCTTTTTTTGGCAGTGATACCCTCATTAAATACGCATTATACAACTTGCTAAAAAATGCTTTTTACTATCAAAGTGGTGAAGATTTTAGAATCAATATCGAATTAAGGTGTTATGAAAAATACAATGTCATGACCTTTCGGGATAATGGTGTTGGTATTGCTCCGGATGTGCTAGAGAATATTTTTAAGGACTTCTATACCTTTGGTAAATCTGGGAGCTATGGATTAGGTTTGCCGTTCTGTCGCAAAGTGATGCAAGCAGTTGGCGGTAAAATCAGCTGTCAGTCGGTGCTTAATGAATGGACGGAGTTTACTTTGACCTTTCCAAAGTACCAATCAGAAAAAGTTGACCATATAAAATTGGATCTGATGAAATCTAAATCAGCACTCTATGTTGGTGATACCAGCGTGATTTCTCGTCTTCTTAATGAGCAATCATTCTATAAAGGCTTCACACTCAATACTGTTGATATTGAGCTCGCCAATAGCCGGGAAGAATACGAGTTTGAATATGATCTCATCTTTATTGATTTGGATGCTGTGATTACGTCTCCAAATCAGTTGGCAGCTTTAGAAAATAAACTTCACTTTACCGAAGCACGGATTGTATTCCTATATGATGAAAACAACCGTTACCACAATGATATTGAAAGGCATTTAACTATTTACCCAGTAGAAAAACATCGCATGTTGCTTGAGCCTGGTCGTGTCTTGGATGAACTCTTCTTTGAGTCACCAGAACCGGATAGAAATCTGCTCCCTCGTAAAGAGGTACGTGTTGGTAAAACTATTGTTATTGCCGATGACAATCACTCTTTACGTACTTACACATCAATCCTGCTTGAGCAGCAAGGATTTGAAGTGATACAGGCGCAAAATGGTCAAGAGGTGTTGGATAAACTACAGAACAATTTGGTTGATTTAGTTCTTATGGACATTGAAATGCCACAACTCAATGGGCTAGATGCGGCCAATGCGATTCGCTCTTCTGATCGTGAATATGCCAATGTTCCTATTTTAGGGCACACCGGGGATTCAACATCTGGCGCTATTGATAAAATCCATGAGTCGGGGATGAATGATTATATTATTAAGCCAGCGGGAACTGAGGTATTGCTAGATAAAATCTCTAATTGGATTTAA
- the cqsA gene encoding alpha-hydroxyketone-type quorum-sensing autoinducer synthase, whose protein sequence is MNTLNHYPPLPDFISKKIEHYLDDLVRKNKNGKHLVLGARPSNNDLVLQSNDYLDLSNNAEIIDHHVNSILARKNSPFMSGIFLRDEASQPKVEKKLAEYVGFKSCLLSQSGWAANTALLQTVCDSETNVYIDFFAHMSLWEGARIAGANIHPFMHNNVKHLDKLINRHGPGIVLVDSVYSTIGTMAPLVDIVLLSKEYGCAIVVDESHSLGTHGKQGAGLLKSLKLSHQVDFMTASLAKTFAYRAGAIWCNNQANDCIPFVAYPAIFSSTMLPHELDRLDKTLDVIKKYDNERDYLQEISRYLKTNLSSIGLTIRSDTQIIALETGDEKNTERVRDFLESHGIFGAVFCRPATTANKNIIRLSLNSSTTKSDADQIINTCKLVNEQPDMYFI, encoded by the coding sequence ATGAATACGCTTAACCATTACCCACCCTTGCCAGATTTTATAAGTAAAAAAATAGAACACTATCTGGATGATCTTGTCCGTAAAAACAAAAACGGAAAACACTTAGTTTTAGGTGCTAGGCCAAGTAACAATGACCTCGTGTTACAGAGTAATGATTATCTCGATTTATCCAATAACGCTGAAATCATTGATCATCATGTAAATTCAATATTGGCGCGTAAAAACAGCCCCTTCATGTCAGGGATATTTCTCAGAGACGAAGCGTCTCAACCCAAAGTAGAGAAAAAATTGGCCGAGTATGTGGGGTTTAAGTCTTGCTTGCTCTCTCAGTCTGGTTGGGCTGCCAATACAGCACTACTACAAACTGTTTGTGATAGCGAGACCAATGTCTATATTGATTTCTTTGCACATATGTCATTGTGGGAAGGAGCAAGAATTGCGGGGGCAAATATCCACCCTTTTATGCACAATAACGTTAAGCATCTGGATAAGCTGATTAATAGACACGGACCTGGTATCGTTCTAGTTGACTCTGTATACAGTACAATTGGAACCATGGCACCCCTTGTTGACATTGTCTTACTGTCCAAAGAGTATGGCTGCGCAATCGTCGTTGACGAATCACACTCTTTAGGCACCCATGGCAAGCAAGGGGCTGGGCTGCTTAAATCGCTTAAGCTAAGCCACCAAGTCGATTTCATGACCGCGAGTCTCGCAAAAACATTCGCTTATCGAGCTGGGGCGATTTGGTGTAATAATCAGGCTAATGATTGTATTCCCTTTGTCGCTTATCCTGCTATTTTCAGTTCGACGATGTTGCCACATGAACTGGACAGATTAGATAAAACGTTGGACGTCATAAAGAAATATGACAATGAGCGGGATTACCTTCAAGAAATAAGTCGTTATTTAAAAACGAACTTATCAAGTATAGGTTTAACAATTCGTAGCGATACACAAATAATTGCTCTTGAAACCGGTGACGAAAAAAATACAGAGCGAGTACGCGATTTTCTTGAGTCTCACGGTATTTTTGGTGCTGTATTTTGTCGACCAGCCACAACAGCAAATAAAAATATAATTCGATTATCTTTAAATAGCTCCACCACTAAATCGGATGCAGATCAGATAATAAATACTTGTAAGCTGGTTAATGAACAGCCAGATATGTATTTTATTTAG
- a CDS encoding TDT family transporter: MNWRRFIQFQSVPPSQAALALGMIGLGHAWALYLPEIGVFIRPYLAAGGAVLLFPVLIKYFSNYRTFIHDIRNPLSGSLMAPMSMALLILCDYLAVISPLIAYPLWFAALLLHITMMVLFFFFQITRFKVSNIVPSWFLYPVGLISSSLAGTKFGHTVFSETLVSICITIYFFMLPLVLYRLMFEGMLPRRARPTLAIMAAPINLSLATYLVNFQKPDPILTGALAGIAITMTLTIYLCYFRLMRLKFQPSIAAVTFPSVISAIAMHRLTSFFEQYHPHWHWLHKFGFFELSVATGLVAWVLVGYIKMYWPEIFVTRKKEDL, translated from the coding sequence TTGAACTGGAGACGCTTCATACAATTTCAAAGTGTGCCACCATCACAAGCCGCACTGGCATTAGGGATGATTGGCCTTGGACATGCATGGGCATTATACCTTCCTGAAATTGGTGTGTTTATACGTCCCTACTTAGCCGCAGGTGGCGCTGTCTTGTTGTTTCCTGTATTGATAAAGTATTTCAGTAACTACAGAACCTTTATCCATGACATACGTAACCCTCTCAGCGGTAGCTTGATGGCTCCAATGAGTATGGCATTACTTATCTTATGTGACTATCTGGCAGTGATATCCCCTTTGATTGCTTACCCATTATGGTTTGCCGCTTTATTGCTGCACATCACCATGATGGTTCTTTTCTTCTTTTTCCAGATAACTCGATTCAAAGTGTCCAACATTGTTCCCAGTTGGTTTCTCTACCCCGTTGGGCTAATCAGTAGCTCACTGGCAGGAACCAAGTTTGGACATACTGTTTTTTCAGAAACTCTCGTCAGTATTTGTATCACCATCTACTTCTTTATGCTGCCACTGGTGTTATATCGATTGATGTTTGAAGGAATGTTGCCACGTCGAGCAAGGCCAACTTTGGCCATCATGGCTGCACCAATAAACCTCTCCTTAGCGACTTATTTGGTTAATTTCCAGAAGCCCGATCCTATATTGACAGGAGCATTAGCTGGAATTGCAATCACAATGACACTGACCATTTACCTCTGCTACTTCCGGCTGATGAGATTAAAATTTCAGCCTTCTATTGCTGCAGTGACTTTCCCCTCCGTGATTAGTGCGATTGCCATGCATAGACTCACCAGCTTTTTCGAGCAATATCATCCACATTGGCACTGGCTTCACAAATTTGGATTTTTCGAGCTCAGTGTTGCCACAGGACTGGTAGCTTGGGTTTTAGTTGGCTATATCAAAATGTATTGGCCAGAAATTTTTGTCACACGCAAAAAAGAAGATTTATAA